From a region of the Ovis aries strain OAR_USU_Benz2616 breed Rambouillet chromosome 2, ARS-UI_Ramb_v3.0, whole genome shotgun sequence genome:
- the RPS6 gene encoding small ribosomal subunit protein eS6, whose protein sequence is MKLNISFPATGCQKLIEVDDERKLRTFYEKRMATEVAADALGEEWKGYVVRISGGNDKQGFPMKQGVLTHGRVRLLLSKGHSCYRPRRTGERKRKSVRGCIVDANLSVLNLVIVKKGEKDIPGLTDTTVPRRLGPKRASRIRKLFNLSKEDDVRQYVVRKPLNKDGKKPRTKAPKIQRLVTPRVLQHKRRRIALKKQRTKKNKEEAAEYAKLLAKRMKEAKEKRQEQIAKRRRLSSLRASTSKSESSQK, encoded by the exons ATGAAG ctgaacatctctTTCCCGGCCACTGGCTGCCAGAAGCTCATTGAAGTGGACGATGAACGAAAACTTCGTACCTTCTACGAGAAGCGTATGGCCACAGAAGTTGCTGCTGACGCCTTGGGTGAAGAATGGAAG GGTTATGTGGTCCGAATCAGTGGCGGGAACGACAAGCAGGGTTTCCCCATGAAGCAGGGTGTCTTGACCCATGGCCGAGTTCGCCTGCTTCTGAGTAAGGGGCATTCCTGTTACAGACCAAGGAGGACTGGAGAGAGAAAGCGCAAATCTGTGCGGGGTTGCATTGTGGATGCCAATCTGAGTGTTCTCAATTTGGTCATCGTGAAAAAAG ggGAGAAGGATATTCCCGGACTCACTGATACTACAGTGCCTCGTCGCCTGGGTCCCAAAAGAGCTAGCAGAATCCGCAAACTTTTCAATCTCTCTAAAGAAGATGATGTCCGCCAATATGTTGTGCGAAAGCCCCTAAACAAAGACG GTAAGAAACCTAGGACTAAAGCACCCAAGATTCAGCGTCTCGTGACTCCCCGAGTTCTGCAACACAAACGCCGGCGTATTGCTCTGAAGAAACAGCgtactaagaaaaataaagaagaggctGCAGAGTATGCTAAACTTTTGGCCAAGAGAATGAAG gaGGCCAAAGAAAAACGGCAGGAGCAGATCGCCAAGAGACGGAGGCTGTCCTCCCTGAGAGCTTCTACTTCCAAGTCTGAGTCCAGTCAAAAATGA